Proteins encoded together in one Mycobacterium simiae window:
- a CDS encoding MMPL/RND family transporter, which yields MSDPRVDGEQRAPFAARLIHRLSVPIILAWLILTVIVTVAIPSLEQVEKERSVSLSPRDAPSIKAMQRLGEDFQESSSDSLAMIVLESQQPLRDDAHHYYNDLLRELRNDPKHVQHIQDLWGNPVTAGGAQSEDGKAAYVQLKLAGNQGTSLSNESADAVRKIVERTPAPPGVKAYLTGPAPLIADLNHSGQRTILKVTVVSLVVIFVMLLLVYRSLLTVIVLLLMVGIELQVARQIVAFLGSNGALSLSTFAVNLLITLGIAAGTDYGIFFFGRYQEARQAGEDRQTAYFTTYRSTAKVVLASGLTIAGSVFCLSFTRMPYFQTIGVPCAVGMLVAVAIALTLVPAVLAVGGSLGLFEPRRRLTVRRWRRIGTAVVRWPGPIFAAACAVTLVGLLALPGYTTNYHDRVYLPNDLPTNQGYAAANRHFPLGRMLPEFVLIEADHDMRNPSDFLILERLAKGILAVPGVSRVQSPTRPAGSPMAHTTIPFRLGIMNASQMENIEYQKARMNDMLKQADELAKTIEITTTLYHLILQLNAVTHDLAMNTHDVQAITTELRDDISNFEDFLRPIRSYFYWEKHCYDIPICWSFRSLFDSFDGIDELDDKLAELVVDIDKVDVLMPKLAAELPIQIDTMKQMRTMMLTMHSTMSGIIGQADSQGNITTDMGAAFDASKNDDSFYLPPEVFQNPSFQKVMGLFLSPDGKAARMIISDRGDPATPEGIARVAAIKTAAEESLKSTPLENTNIYVGGVSATYKDLHDGSRYDLMIAAIAALCLIFAIMLMITRSFVAAMVIVGTVVTSLGASIGLSVLLWQHIIGLGLEWLVLPMSVIILLAVGSDYNLLLVSRMKEELGAGINTGIIRAMGGTGKVVTAAGLVFAVTMASMVVSDLRVIGQIGTTIGLGLLFDTLIVRAFMTPSIATLLGRWFWWPLRVRPRPASFLLRSEGSRPMVRALLGTHAPD from the coding sequence ATGAGCGATCCACGGGTAGACGGGGAGCAGCGCGCCCCCTTCGCCGCACGGCTGATCCATCGGCTGTCGGTGCCGATCATCTTGGCGTGGCTGATTCTCACCGTGATCGTGACGGTCGCCATCCCCTCACTCGAGCAGGTGGAGAAGGAACGCTCGGTCTCGTTGAGCCCCAGGGATGCTCCGTCGATCAAGGCGATGCAGCGTCTGGGCGAGGACTTCCAGGAGTCAAGTTCCGACAGCCTGGCGATGATTGTCCTGGAGAGCCAGCAACCCTTACGCGACGACGCGCACCATTACTACAACGACCTGCTCCGTGAGTTGCGCAACGATCCGAAACACGTACAGCACATCCAGGACCTGTGGGGCAATCCGGTCACGGCCGGTGGGGCGCAAAGCGAGGACGGCAAGGCCGCGTATGTGCAGCTGAAGCTTGCCGGCAACCAGGGCACGAGCCTGTCCAACGAATCGGCCGATGCCGTCCGCAAAATCGTGGAGCGCACGCCTGCGCCGCCCGGCGTCAAGGCTTACCTCACCGGACCGGCGCCGTTGATCGCGGATCTCAACCACAGCGGTCAGAGGACCATTCTCAAGGTCACCGTGGTGAGCCTCGTCGTCATCTTCGTGATGCTGCTGTTGGTGTACCGCTCGCTTCTCACCGTCATCGTGCTGCTGCTGATGGTCGGAATCGAGCTGCAGGTGGCCCGCCAAATTGTGGCGTTCTTGGGCAGCAACGGTGCACTGAGTCTTTCCACCTTCGCGGTCAACCTGCTGATAACTCTCGGCATCGCGGCGGGCACCGACTACGGAATCTTTTTCTTCGGGCGCTACCAGGAGGCCCGCCAAGCCGGTGAGGACCGCCAGACGGCCTACTTCACCACGTACCGCAGTACGGCGAAGGTGGTGCTGGCTTCCGGTTTGACCATCGCCGGATCCGTGTTCTGCCTCAGCTTCACCCGGATGCCGTACTTCCAGACCATCGGGGTCCCCTGCGCGGTCGGCATGCTCGTGGCGGTGGCCATCGCGCTGACGTTGGTGCCCGCGGTGCTCGCGGTGGGCGGCAGTCTAGGTCTGTTCGAACCCCGGCGACGGCTCACCGTTCGCCGCTGGCGACGGATCGGCACGGCGGTCGTCCGATGGCCTGGCCCAATTTTCGCCGCCGCGTGCGCCGTCACGCTGGTCGGTCTGCTGGCGCTGCCGGGCTATACGACCAACTACCACGACCGGGTGTATCTGCCCAACGACCTCCCGACGAACCAGGGCTATGCGGCCGCGAATCGGCACTTTCCACTGGGCCGCATGCTGCCGGAGTTCGTCTTGATCGAGGCCGATCACGACATGCGCAATCCGTCGGATTTCCTGATCTTGGAGCGACTAGCCAAGGGCATTCTCGCGGTCCCGGGCGTTTCCCGGGTGCAGTCCCCCACCCGCCCCGCTGGTTCCCCGATGGCGCACACAACGATTCCGTTCCGGCTGGGAATTATGAACGCGAGCCAGATGGAGAACATCGAATACCAAAAGGCCCGCATGAACGACATGCTCAAGCAGGCCGACGAGCTCGCCAAGACGATCGAGATCACCACGACGCTGTATCACCTGATCCTGCAATTGAACGCCGTGACCCATGACCTGGCGATGAACACACATGACGTGCAGGCGATCACCACCGAACTCCGGGACGACATCTCGAATTTCGAAGACTTCTTACGGCCGATCCGCAGCTACTTCTATTGGGAAAAACACTGTTACGACATTCCCATCTGTTGGTCGTTCCGGTCGCTGTTCGATTCCTTCGACGGCATCGACGAGCTGGACGACAAACTCGCCGAACTAGTGGTGGACATCGACAAAGTTGATGTGCTGATGCCGAAGCTGGCCGCCGAACTCCCGATTCAGATCGACACCATGAAGCAGATGCGCACCATGATGTTGACGATGCACTCCACGATGAGCGGCATCATCGGCCAGGCCGATTCGCAAGGAAATATCACCACCGACATGGGTGCGGCCTTCGATGCTTCCAAGAACGACGACTCCTTCTACCTGCCGCCGGAGGTCTTCCAGAACCCGTCGTTCCAGAAGGTGATGGGACTGTTCCTGTCGCCGGATGGCAAAGCGGCCCGAATGATCATTTCGGATCGCGGCGACCCCGCCACGCCCGAAGGGATCGCGCGGGTCGCGGCGATCAAGACTGCGGCCGAGGAATCGCTGAAGTCGACGCCCTTGGAAAACACCAACATCTATGTGGGCGGGGTTTCGGCGACCTACAAAGACCTGCATGACGGCTCGCGTTACGACCTGATGATCGCCGCCATCGCCGCGCTGTGCCTCATCTTCGCGATCATGCTGATGATCACCCGCAGTTTCGTGGCCGCCATGGTGATCGTGGGAACGGTCGTGACGTCGCTGGGCGCATCCATCGGATTGTCCGTGCTGCTTTGGCAACACATCATCGGACTTGGGTTGGAATGGCTCGTCTTGCCGATGTCCGTCATCATCCTGTTGGCCGTGGGATCCGACTACAACCTGCTGCTCGTCTCGCGAATGAAGGAAGAACTGGGCGCCGGTATCAACACCGGCATCATTCGCGCGATGGGCGGCACCGGAAAAGTTGTCACGGCCGCGGGTCTGGTGTTCGCCGTCACGATGGCCTCGATGGTGGTGAGCGATCTGCGTGTGATCGGACAGATTGGCACCACGATCGGTCTGGGCCTGCTGTTCGACACCTTGATCGTGCGGGCGTTCATGACGCCGTCCATCGCGACGCTGCTGGGGCGCTGGTTCTGGTGGCCGCTGCGGGTGCGGCCGCGCCCGGCGAGCTTCCTGCTTCGGTCCGAGGGCTCCCGCCCGATGGTCCGCGCCCTGCTCGGCACCCACGCGCCCGACTAA
- a CDS encoding DUF732 domain-containing protein — protein MSEPGPAADKTVGFDGDQTAAAPTAAEPEAVGAPNSAGLAWSRDDEGDAPREPTSQRRSWRSTWRTAAALFAAGLVVAGAIVLGWSLLTDHSTKSAPSPSAAPTSTAAPASTGRSPATAAPSSIVSTPDQDNRYVQSLNDRGISFANPDAAIYNGKMVCENIRLGMTVQQVIADFRASNPALSNDADVYVTISVHTYCPQYSNLVGSGP, from the coding sequence ATGTCCGAGCCGGGACCGGCCGCCGACAAAACCGTCGGGTTCGACGGTGACCAGACTGCCGCCGCTCCCACTGCTGCCGAGCCCGAGGCGGTGGGGGCGCCAAACTCCGCCGGTCTGGCCTGGTCCCGCGACGACGAAGGCGATGCACCCCGCGAGCCGACGAGCCAGCGCCGGTCCTGGCGATCCACCTGGCGTACCGCCGCTGCGCTGTTCGCCGCCGGGCTCGTCGTTGCCGGAGCGATCGTGCTGGGGTGGTCGCTGTTGACCGACCACTCAACGAAGTCCGCACCCTCACCCAGTGCGGCACCCACCTCGACTGCCGCACCCGCGTCGACCGGGCGATCGCCGGCCACGGCCGCTCCCTCCTCGATCGTGTCCACCCCCGATCAGGACAACCGATACGTGCAATCCCTCAACGATCGGGGTATCTCGTTCGCCAACCCCGATGCCGCCATATACAACGGGAAGATGGTGTGCGAGAACATCCGGCTGGGCATGACGGTTCAGCAGGTCATCGCCGACTTCCGGGCCAGTAATCCGGCGCTGAGCAACGACGCCGACGTATACGTGACGATCTCGGTCCACACGTACTGCCCGCAGTATTCGA